In bacterium, one genomic interval encodes:
- a CDS encoding class I SAM-dependent DNA methyltransferase: MLDIKTLETWLWNAACSIRGAVDAPKFKDYILPLIFVKRLSDVFEDEIKRLSEEFGDGETAIEIVSKDHNLVRFFIPKQAAWQQIRKQTTKIGEKLTDAIRAIAKENPKLQGVIDIVDFNATVSGQRIIDDGKLSSLIEIISRNRLGLKDAEPDILGRAYEYLLRKFAEGQGQSAGEFYTPKEVGWIMAYILDPEQGQEVYDPACGSGGLLVKSQLALKEKEKKILKPLRLYGQEQNYVTYAMAKMNMIIHDMEGDIAIGDTLRNPKFLEGSILKTFDLVVANPMWNQDGYNSEFYESDTFNRFNNGYPPTSSADWGWIQLMFASLNKNGKAAIVLDTGSVARGSGNKGSNREKEIRKAFVDSDWIEAVLLLPENLFYNTTAPGIILILNKNKPKERKDRIMLMNTSLEFEKGRPKNFIPDDKIEKIAKAFHDWKNIDKFTRIITNQEAEKNDYNLSPSRYVGNGKEEEYRDVDEILVELAELEEERKKTDRELNEIMKNITQRGFLKEE, translated from the coding sequence ATGTTAGACATTAAAACTCTTGAAACATGGTTGTGGAATGCTGCCTGTAGTATTCGGGGAGCTGTGGATGCTCCAAAGTTCAAGGATTACATCCTGCCTCTGATTTTTGTGAAAAGACTTTCTGATGTTTTTGAGGATGAGATTAAAAGACTTTCTGAAGAATTTGGGGATGGAGAAACCGCAATAGAGATTGTTTCAAAAGACCATAATTTGGTGAGATTCTTTATTCCAAAACAGGCAGCCTGGCAACAAATAAGAAAGCAGACAACCAAAATCGGAGAGAAATTGACAGATGCTATTCGTGCAATAGCAAAAGAAAATCCGAAATTACAGGGGGTAATTGACATAGTTGATTTTAATGCCACTGTAAGCGGGCAGAGAATAATAGATGATGGTAAGCTAAGCAGTTTGATAGAGATTATTAGCAGGAATAGGCTTGGCTTAAAAGATGCTGAACCTGACATTCTTGGAAGGGCATACGAATATCTGCTTCGCAAGTTTGCAGAAGGGCAGGGGCAGAGCGCAGGAGAGTTTTACACTCCCAAAGAAGTCGGTTGGATTATGGCTTATATTTTGGATCCTGAGCAAGGTCAAGAGGTTTATGATCCGGCGTGTGGTTCGGGAGGATTACTTGTTAAATCCCAACTTGCTCTTAAGGAAAAAGAGAAGAAGATTTTAAAACCTTTGAGACTTTACGGACAGGAGCAGAATTACGTTACCTATGCAATGGCAAAGATGAATATGATTATTCACGATATGGAAGGCGACATTGCAATAGGAGATACACTCCGTAACCCGAAATTTCTTGAGGGGAGTATATTGAAAACCTTTGATTTAGTTGTGGCTAATCCTATGTGGAATCAAGATGGCTATAACAGTGAGTTTTATGAGTCTGATACATTCAACCGCTTTAATAATGGTTACCCACCTACAAGCTCTGCTGATTGGGGATGGATCCAGCTTATGTTTGCTTCATTAAACAAGAACGGAAAAGCTGCAATAGTTCTGGATACCGGTTCTGTTGCAAGGGGTTCAGGAAACAAAGGAAGTAACAGAGAAAAGGAAATCCGCAAGGCATTCGTAGATAGTGACTGGATAGAGGCAGTTTTGCTTTTGCCCGAAAATCTATTTTATAACACAACTGCACCAGGAATTATCTTAATACTGAACAAAAACAAGCCAAAGGAAAGAAAAGACAGGATTATGTTGATGAATACCTCTTTAGAGTTTGAAAAAGGACGACCTAAGAATTTCATACCAGATGATAAGATTGAAAAAATAGCTAAGGCGTTTCATGATTGGAAGAACATAGACAAATTTACAAGAATAATCACTAACCAAGAAGCCGAGAAGAACGATTATAATTTAAGCCCGTCAAGATATGTTGGTAATGGCAAAGAAGAAGAATATCGGGATGTTGATGAGATACTTGTTGAACTAGCAGAGCTTGAAGAGGAAAGAAAAAAGACAGACAGAGAACTTAACGAGATAATGAAAAATATTACACAAAGAGGATTCTTGAAGGAAGAATGA
- a CDS encoding nucleotidyltransferase domain-containing protein: protein MKRILKKIAKELSKIEDVKAIILYGSLARGEFTSRSDVDLFILTTDYNTQKEIHDKVIELESEIGRNIQPTIRTLAELQKTDTGLLQNIFQEGKILYLREPSDIPSAILLQQKPYLIYSFQISSLLQKEKARFNRQLYEQTRKGYKYKGLLQEIGGQKLSAGCVIIPYVQKQKIEKFFKKFKVKFEQLKVWK from the coding sequence ATGAAGAGAATACTTAAAAAGATAGCAAAAGAGCTTTCCAAAATTGAAGATGTAAAAGCTATTATCCTTTATGGCAGTCTTGCCAGAGGAGAATTTACTTCCAGGTCAGACGTTGACTTGTTTATACTTACAACCGATTATAACACCCAGAAAGAGATACACGATAAAGTAATAGAACTTGAATCCGAAATAGGCAGAAATATTCAGCCAACCATAAGAACTTTAGCTGAATTGCAGAAAACAGATACGGGTTTACTACAGAACATCTTTCAGGAAGGAAAGATTCTCTACTTGAGAGAGCCATCCGACATACCATCCGCTATATTACTGCAACAAAAACCTTATCTGATCTATTCTTTTCAGATAAGCAGCTTACTTCAGAAAGAAAAGGCAAGATTCAACAGGCAACTTTACGAACAGACAAGAAAAGGATACAAGTATAAAGGTTTATTACAGGAGATAGGCGGCCAGAAACTTTCTGCAGGTTGTGTAATAATTCCTTATGTGCAAAAACAAAAGATTGAGAAATTCTTTAAGAAATTTAAAGTGAAATTTGAGCAGTTAAAGGTGTGGAAATAG